DNA sequence from the Burkholderia pyrrocinia genome:
GGTCTTCGTCGCGGCGGTCGTTTTGGCGCACGGCCTGGGCGGTGCAACGAGCATCTGGGCCGTGCCCGCCGCGTTCGCCGGCATCGCGCTGATGCTGCAATTTGCGTACCGGTATGCGTCGTCCCCCGCGCGGGCCGGGTGGCTGGTGGCGGTCGGGTGGGCGTCGATGCCGATCTACCTGATGCATATCGTGGTGATGGGCGGCGTGCGCATCGTGCTGATGCGCGCGGGCGTCAGCAGCCTCGCGACGCATCTCGTGCTCGGCACGCTCGCCGGCCTGGCGGTTCCGATGGCGGTCTACCTGATCGCGCTGCGCACGGGGACTGCTCGGCTGGCCGGATTTCCGTCGTGGCCGGGGCGCGTGTCGTGCGCCCGCAGGCCGCATGACACGCGTGGAAGCGGCCGGCATGCGTAGACGCCGATGCCTTTCCCGTCTCTGCTGCGCGATGCTCGGCGTATGGGCGATGGGTAGTCCCGCGCTGGCGGTGCACGCCGCGGCGCAGGGCGCGATCCACGCGATGGTGCCGGATGCGCATGTCGACCCCGCACCCGACGGCGCGGACCAGGCCGACGCGCTGCAACGCGCGCTGGACGCGCTGCATCCCGGCCAGCGGCTCGTGTTCGCGCCGGGGCGCTACATCGTCGGCCGTTCGCTCGTCGTTCGGCAAGCGCAGGTCGTGCTGTCGGGTTACGGCGCGACGCTGATCGCGACCGTGCCGGACGACCAGACGATCGAGATGCGCGGCGACGGCACGACGATCGTCGGATTCAGGCTCGCAGGAACCGGCTCGACGCGGATGGAAACGCCGAAATCGACCAAGATCGAAGTGACCGGGCGCGGCGTGCAGGTGCTCGACAACGTGATCGACGGCGGTGGCGGCGGCATTTTCGTGTTCGGCGGAGCGGATGTCGCGATCGTCGGCAACGAGGTGCTGGCGACGCTGGCGGACGGCATCCACATCACGCACGGCGCGCGCAACGTGCTCGTGCAGGGTAACGTCGTGCGCGGCACCGGCGACGACATGATTGCGGTGGTGAGCTACCAGGGCGACGGCGTGCTCAGCCGCAACGTGCTGATTACCGGCAACTCGCTCGAGGGCAATGTGTGGGGGCGCGGCATCACGGTGGTCGGCGGCGCGGACGTGACGATCGCGAACAACATCGTGCGCAACGTGCAGGTGAGCGCGGGCATTCTGGTCGCGCAGGAGGACAGCTTCCGGACCTACGGCGCGTCCGGCGTGCTGGTCGAGAACAACGAGATCTCGGATATCCAGACCGCGACCGCGCGCACCGATCCGCGCCCGCTGACGCAGCAGGCCGCGATCGACGTCAGTACGTGGTCGGGCTCGGTGACGCGCGTGGTCGTGGTCGGCAACCGCGTGTCGCGCGCGCGGTTCGCCGGCATTCGCGTATGGGGAAACGTGTCGCAATACCGGATCGCGGATAACCGGTTGTCCGCGATCGGCGGGATGCCGGTGCAGGTGGGCGGTGGCGGCTGCGCCGCGGGCCACCCGAATGCAGGAGGATCGAAGGTGGGGCAGTGCGGGGCGGCGGTCGTACAGCCGCTCGCGACAGGCGTGACGGTGGGCGCGGACACGTCGCAGTTGCCGCGCGTGCGCGAATCGCTGAGGCAGGCACGCTGGTCGCAGCGCGGCATCGATTGACGACACGATGCGCGCGCCGGCGGGCACGGCCTGCGCTTAACGCGCTTACCGCACGATATCTCCTTCCACAACCCGCTCATGCGGTTCCCGCGAAGCGAGCGGCACCGCACGCGTTTCCGGCAGCGCGTCGACGACGGCGCGTCCGTACTGGTCGTCGAAGCGCACGATATCGTCTTCGCCGAGATAGTTGCCGGATTGCACCTCGATGATCTCGAGCGGAATCCGGCCGGGATTCTCGAGGCGATGCACCTCGCCGACGGCGATGTACGTCGATTCGTTCTCGCTGAGCAGGAACGTCTCGGTGCCGCGCGTCACCTTCGCGG
Encoded proteins:
- a CDS encoding right-handed parallel beta-helix repeat-containing protein, which produces MRRRRCLSRLCCAMLGVWAMGSPALAVHAAAQGAIHAMVPDAHVDPAPDGADQADALQRALDALHPGQRLVFAPGRYIVGRSLVVRQAQVVLSGYGATLIATVPDDQTIEMRGDGTTIVGFRLAGTGSTRMETPKSTKIEVTGRGVQVLDNVIDGGGGGIFVFGGADVAIVGNEVLATLADGIHITHGARNVLVQGNVVRGTGDDMIAVVSYQGDGVLSRNVLITGNSLEGNVWGRGITVVGGADVTIANNIVRNVQVSAGILVAQEDSFRTYGASGVLVENNEISDIQTATARTDPRPLTQQAAIDVSTWSGSVTRVVVVGNRVSRARFAGIRVWGNVSQYRIADNRLSAIGGMPVQVGGGGCAAGHPNAGGSKVGQCGAAVVQPLATGVTVGADTSQLPRVRESLRQARWSQRGID